One region of Natronolimnobius baerhuensis genomic DNA includes:
- a CDS encoding HalOD1 output domain-containing protein: MATQRPVTDGTESVVHRIIDGVAAVQDTQPPNLTRPLYESVDPDALKRLIGRSTDADLEIQFEYQDCLITVDGDESVTVSPLQNRENDE, encoded by the coding sequence ATGGCAACACAGCGTCCGGTAACTGATGGTACTGAGTCAGTCGTCCACCGAATCATCGATGGTGTCGCTGCGGTTCAGGACACACAGCCACCGAATCTCACTCGTCCCCTGTACGAAAGCGTCGATCCAGATGCCCTCAAGCGACTTATCGGGCGCTCAACTGACGCCGACCTCGAGATCCAGTTCGAGTACCAGGACTGTCTCATCACGGTCGATGGTGACGAGTCAGTAACGGTGTCACCGCTGCAGAATCGCGAAAACGACGAATGA
- a CDS encoding CDC48 family AAA ATPase, which translates to MKLTVKPLKQKDAGRGLAAIDRVSMRELDLENGDYIVISGGGESQAVARVWPGYPEDEGRGIVRIDGRLRQEADVGIDDRVDIEPADVNPAKSVTVALPQNLRIRGDIGPLVRDKLSGQAVTEGQTVPFSLSFGPMASSGQSVPLKIASTSPSGTVVITDSTNIDISETPAEQVSSGGAGTSPEGVPDVTYEDIGGLDNELDQVREMIELPMRHPELFQQLGIEPPKGVLLHGPPGTGKTLMAKAVANEIDAHFETISGPEIMSKYYGESEEKLREVFEDAEENAPAIIFIDELDSIAAKREDAGGDVERRVVAQLLSLMDGLEERGRVTVIAATNRVDDIDPALRRGGRFDREIEIGVPDKDGRKEILQVHTRGMPLTDSIDLERYAENTHGFVGADLESLAREGAMNALRRIRPDLDLEEDEIDAEVLETLRVTEGDFKEALKGIQPSAMREVFVEVPDITWNDVGGLGDTKERLRETIQWPLDYPEVFQQMDMQAAKGVLMYGPPGTGKTLLAKAVANEAESNFISIKGPELLNKYVGESEKGVREVFEKARSNAPTVIFFDEIDSIAGERGQGQTDSGVGERVVSQLLTELDGLEELEDVVVIATTNRPDLIDSALLRPGRLDRHVHVPVPDEEGRKRIFEVHTRDKPLADAVDLEWLASETEGYVGADIEAVCREASMAASREFINSVDPEEMTDTIGNVRISTDHFEHALEEVTASVTPETREQYEEIEAEFDTAEPQQQDQLGRTFQ; encoded by the coding sequence ATGAAACTCACCGTCAAACCACTGAAACAGAAAGACGCTGGCCGCGGACTGGCCGCAATCGACCGCGTCTCTATGCGGGAACTCGATCTCGAGAACGGGGACTATATCGTCATCAGCGGCGGTGGCGAGAGCCAGGCCGTTGCGCGAGTCTGGCCGGGCTACCCCGAAGACGAGGGTCGCGGGATCGTCCGAATCGATGGACGACTGCGACAGGAAGCCGACGTCGGGATCGACGACCGTGTCGACATCGAGCCCGCGGACGTCAACCCTGCAAAGTCGGTCACTGTCGCATTGCCACAGAATCTCCGAATTCGGGGCGATATCGGCCCGCTCGTTCGCGATAAGCTGAGCGGACAGGCCGTCACCGAGGGCCAAACGGTGCCGTTCTCGCTTTCGTTTGGACCGATGGCGAGTTCCGGCCAATCTGTGCCGCTGAAGATAGCGAGCACCTCGCCAAGTGGGACCGTCGTTATCACCGATTCGACGAACATCGATATTTCGGAGACGCCAGCCGAACAGGTCAGTTCCGGCGGCGCTGGCACGTCGCCCGAGGGCGTCCCGGATGTGACGTACGAAGATATTGGGGGCTTGGACAACGAACTCGATCAGGTTCGCGAGATGATCGAGTTGCCGATGCGCCACCCCGAACTGTTCCAGCAGTTGGGGATTGAACCGCCAAAAGGCGTCCTGCTGCACGGCCCACCGGGTACCGGAAAGACGCTGATGGCGAAAGCCGTCGCCAACGAAATCGACGCCCACTTCGAGACCATCTCCGGCCCGGAGATCATGTCGAAGTACTACGGTGAGTCAGAAGAGAAATTGCGGGAAGTCTTCGAGGACGCAGAGGAGAACGCCCCCGCGATCATCTTCATCGACGAACTCGACTCCATCGCCGCCAAACGCGAGGACGCAGGTGGCGACGTCGAACGACGCGTCGTTGCCCAACTGCTCTCGCTGATGGATGGCTTAGAGGAACGGGGCCGTGTCACCGTCATCGCGGCGACGAACCGCGTCGACGACATCGACCCCGCACTCCGCCGTGGCGGTCGCTTCGACCGCGAAATCGAGATCGGCGTCCCCGACAAGGACGGCCGCAAGGAAATCCTGCAGGTCCACACCCGCGGGATGCCCCTGACCGACTCGATTGACCTCGAGCGCTACGCCGAGAACACCCATGGCTTCGTCGGTGCTGACCTCGAGAGCCTCGCCCGCGAGGGCGCGATGAACGCACTGCGTCGGATTCGTCCCGACCTCGATCTCGAGGAAGACGAGATCGACGCGGAAGTCCTCGAGACGCTGCGCGTGACCGAGGGCGACTTCAAAGAGGCTCTCAAGGGCATCCAGCCCTCGGCAATGCGCGAGGTCTTCGTCGAAGTCCCCGATATCACCTGGAACGATGTTGGCGGTCTCGGAGATACCAAAGAGCGCCTCCGCGAGACGATCCAGTGGCCACTCGATTACCCCGAGGTCTTCCAGCAGATGGACATGCAGGCCGCAAAGGGTGTGCTCATGTACGGGCCACCCGGAACCGGGAAGACGCTCCTCGCGAAAGCAGTCGCGAACGAAGCTGAGTCGAACTTCATCTCCATCAAGGGGCCCGAACTGCTGAACAAGTACGTCGGCGAGTCCGAGAAGGGTGTCCGCGAGGTCTTCGAGAAGGCGCGGTCGAACGCCCCGACCGTGATCTTCTTCGACGAGATCGACTCTATCGCGGGCGAACGCGGCCAGGGACAGACCGACTCCGGCGTCGGCGAGCGGGTCGTCTCCCAGCTGCTGACCGAACTCGACGGACTCGAGGAACTCGAGGATGTCGTCGTCATCGCGACGACCAACCGCCCCGACCTGATCGACAGCGCCTTGCTCCGCCCCGGCCGACTGGACCGCCACGTCCACGTTCCTGTGCCGGACGAGGAGGGCCGCAAGCGCATCTTCGAGGTCCACACCCGCGACAAGCCCCTGGCCGATGCAGTCGACCTCGAGTGGCTTGCCAGCGAGACGGAAGGCTACGTCGGTGCCGACATCGAAGCGGTCTGTCGTGAGGCGTCGATGGCCGCCAGCCGTGAGTTCATCAACTCGGTTGATCCCGAGGAGATGACCGACACGATTGGCAATGTCCGCATCAGCACGGACCACTTCGAGCACGCACTCGAGGAGGTCACCGCCAGTGTGACCCCCGAAACGCGTGAGCAGTACGAAGAGATCGAAGCGGAGTTCGATACGGCCGAACCACAACAGCAGGACCAACTCGGACGAACGTTCCAGTAA
- a CDS encoding DUF7127 family protein, protein MTLEQFTSDGGQVARRYEYDDATVLAVDFGTEAVDASADVADGTVIVIADDEQYEFDLPDGASDAHTFIKNGVLTIELEDDL, encoded by the coding sequence ATGACTCTCGAGCAATTCACTTCGGACGGCGGGCAGGTTGCCCGGCGCTACGAGTACGACGACGCGACGGTACTGGCGGTCGATTTCGGAACGGAGGCTGTGGATGCCTCGGCCGATGTAGCCGATGGCACCGTTATCGTTATCGCTGACGACGAACAGTACGAGTTCGATCTCCCCGACGGTGCAAGCGACGCGCACACGTTTATCAAAAACGGGGTCCTCACTATCGAACTGGAGGACGATCTATGA